Part of the Dehalococcoidia bacterium genome is shown below.
CACAGCTTTTCAGCCACCAGAAGGCGCTAGGCGGGGCCCCAGCGGCCCCGCCTGCCCATTTTAAGGGCAATGTGCCATCCCTTTCTAGCTTATGGCGGCTATGGTCCAGCGGCGGACACCTGCTGGCACCTTTACCTCCACCACCTCACCCACGCTTCGGCCCAGAAGGGCCTGCCCTACGGGGGATTCATTGCTGATGCGACCTTCCTTAGGGTCGGCCTCGGCGCTGCCCACGATGGTGTAGCGGAAGACCCTCCCCTCCTCATCCATAAGGGTGACGGTGGAGCCTAGGGTCACTGTCTGAGAGCCGTGGTGTTCCTCGATAATGATGGCGTTCTGAATGATGCGCTCCAGCTCCCGGATCTCCCCCTCCACCATGGCCTGCTCGTTCTTAGCGTCCTCGAACTCGCCGGAGGCCTCGGAGCCGGCCAACTCCCGTGCTTCCTGGATGCGTTTGGCCACCTGGGGGCGGCGGACGTTGATGAGGTAGTCCAGCCGCTGCTTAAACCGGGCCAGCCCCTCTCTGGTGATAGGTATAGGCTTGTTCGTCATGTTGGAGCTCACCCCTTGTGGTAGTTTAAGGAAAAAAAGGTCTGGGGATCGTCCCCACTTGCGAGGACACTGCCATTTTAGCTCAAGGATGGCGGCCTGTAAAGGGCTATTCCGCTGTCCTTCAGGTATACGTTCGGACGGGTTCATGGACCGTCGTGCGTCATAGCTCCCACGGAGCTCCTCACGCAACCTCTCCCGCGTCAGCAGCCCTGAACTATAGGCCAAGAGCGGGAGGCTCACCATTTTCTCCGTTCGCTCGCCTCTTGTTCATCGCCTTGCCCAGCCCCAGCAAGCCCTTCAGGTCTCGGAAGCCCTCCTCCACC
Proteins encoded:
- the greA gene encoding transcription elongation factor GreA, with the protein product MTNKPIPITREGLARFKQRLDYLINVRRPQVAKRIQEARELAGSEASGEFEDAKNEQAMVEGEIRELERIIQNAIIIEEHHGSQTVTLGSTVTLMDEEGRVFRYTIVGSAEADPKEGRISNESPVGQALLGRSVGEVVEVKVPAGVRRWTIAAIS